From the genome of Deinococcus sp. AJ005, one region includes:
- a CDS encoding metal ABC transporter permease, with amino-acid sequence MNFLTDPLQFDFFVRALLAVSLVSVLCALVGAWVVLRGLSYIGDAMSHAVLPGIVGAFLSGGSLLLGALVAAVLTALGIGVVGQRSGLKQDSAIGIVFVGMFALGIVMLSRVPTFTSDLSHFLIGNPLGVTTADLWGALVVTLVVGTVLYAVQKELLLASFDPTEARAVGLPVRRLESLLLILIGLVVVLTVQLVGTTLSVSLLITSSATARLLARSLPRMIALAATLGIVGGVVGLYLSYYLDTATGATIVLVNTAVFLLVLLFRRKE; translated from the coding sequence ATGAACTTCCTGACTGATCCCCTGCAATTCGATTTCTTCGTGCGCGCGCTGCTGGCCGTATCGCTGGTCAGCGTGCTGTGCGCTCTGGTGGGCGCGTGGGTGGTGCTGCGCGGCCTGAGCTACATCGGGGACGCCATGAGCCACGCAGTGCTGCCGGGCATCGTGGGGGCATTCCTGTCGGGCGGCAGCCTGCTGCTGGGCGCGCTGGTGGCCGCCGTGTTGACCGCGCTGGGCATCGGCGTGGTGGGGCAGCGCAGCGGCCTCAAGCAGGACAGTGCCATTGGGATCGTGTTCGTGGGCATGTTCGCGCTGGGCATCGTGATGCTCTCCAGGGTGCCCACCTTTACCTCGGACCTGAGCCACTTTCTGATCGGCAACCCGTTAGGGGTAACCACCGCCGACCTGTGGGGCGCGCTGGTGGTCACGCTGGTGGTGGGTACGGTGCTGTACGCGGTGCAGAAGGAACTGCTGCTGGCCTCCTTTGATCCCACCGAGGCGCGGGCGGTGGGGCTGCCCGTGAGGCGGCTGGAAAGCCTGCTGCTCATTCTGATTGGCCTGGTGGTGGTGCTGACCGTGCAACTGGTGGGAACCACCCTCAGCGTCAGCCTGCTGATCACGTCCAGCGCCACGGCCCGCCTGCTGGCCCGCAGTCTGCCGCGCATGATCGCGCTGGCTGCCACACTGGGCATCGTGGGCGGAGTGGTGGGCCTGTACCTCAGCTATTACCTGGACACGGCCACCGGCGCAACGATTGTGCTGGTGAACACGGCGGTCTTTCTGCTGGTGCTGCTGTTCCGGCGCAAGGAGTAA
- a CDS encoding ABC-F family ATP-binding cassette domain-containing protein, with protein MLLRATEVARIYGDETIFEGVNVEIGAGERLALIGENGSGKSTLLRVLAGLGAPDAGTVTRMGSLALLTQHTATEAGKLLDAVTPLELRRAGQVFRVTSAALCNADDNALNAFAEAEEAYRLAGGYDFEARAAGVLDDLGLDTRLNASALSGGQTRRVMLARLLLSPADVYLLDEPTNHLDADGAAWLEGWIQDSGAAFVLASHDRAFLDALATRTAELERGTLTTYPGAYTAAMDLKATLREAQERDYTAFKRKRAALEEEQRRQASKSGVEENRRRAKDGDKFRSTHKAERGQQIFSARAKAMQKQIDRLDAVATARPFQDRRTVRLDLPPAPHGPSEVLTVRDLGVWRGENRILNDVNLDVRRGERIALTGPNGGGKSTLLGALLGTLPYTGEIRWGPGLTVYAAGQHGEELSHLETVGEALLDANPDLTPHQLHEVAAGLDLPGGPAFPLSGLSGGQRTRLSLARLSVTRAQVLVLDEPTNHLDIRAIEALERLLLNFPGTVLLASHDRALIGRVATRVWAVEGGGVREAD; from the coding sequence TTGTTGTTGCGTGCTACGGAAGTCGCCCGGATTTACGGCGACGAGACGATTTTTGAAGGTGTGAATGTAGAGATCGGAGCGGGCGAACGCCTCGCACTGATCGGGGAAAACGGTAGCGGCAAGAGTACGCTGCTGCGCGTGCTGGCGGGGCTGGGCGCGCCGGATGCGGGGACAGTGACGCGAATGGGCAGTCTGGCCCTGCTGACCCAGCACACGGCGACAGAGGCGGGAAAGCTGCTGGACGCTGTGACGCCACTAGAATTGCGACGGGCAGGGCAGGTGTTCAGGGTGACCTCCGCCGCACTATGCAACGCCGACGACAACGCCCTGAACGCCTTTGCGGAAGCCGAGGAGGCGTACCGACTGGCAGGCGGCTACGATTTTGAGGCGAGGGCAGCGGGCGTGCTGGACGATCTGGGGCTGGACACCAGGCTCAACGCATCTGCGCTATCCGGCGGCCAGACCCGCCGCGTGATGCTGGCGCGCCTGCTGCTCTCCCCCGCCGACGTGTATCTGCTGGACGAACCCACCAATCATCTGGACGCAGACGGCGCAGCGTGGCTGGAAGGGTGGATTCAGGACTCGGGCGCGGCGTTCGTGCTGGCCAGCCATGACCGCGCCTTTCTGGACGCATTAGCAACCCGCACGGCGGAACTGGAACGCGGCACCCTGACCACGTATCCCGGCGCTTACACGGCGGCAATGGACCTCAAGGCGACGTTGCGTGAGGCCCAGGAGCGCGATTACACGGCGTTCAAACGCAAGCGGGCGGCGCTGGAGGAGGAGCAGCGACGGCAGGCCAGCAAGAGCGGCGTGGAGGAAAATCGGCGACGTGCAAAGGACGGCGACAAGTTCCGGTCCACCCACAAAGCAGAGCGGGGCCAGCAGATTTTCTCGGCCAGGGCGAAGGCCATGCAAAAACAGATAGACCGTCTGGACGCCGTCGCCACCGCCAGACCCTTTCAGGACCGCCGCACCGTGCGCCTGGATTTACCCCCGGCTCCGCACGGCCCCTCCGAAGTGCTGACCGTTCGGGATTTAGGGGTCTGGCGCGGTGAGAACAGGATTCTGAACGACGTGAATCTGGATGTGCGGCGCGGGGAACGTATCGCCCTGACCGGGCCGAACGGCGGCGGCAAAAGCACCTTGCTGGGCGCACTCCTGGGCACATTGCCGTATACAGGAGAGATTCGCTGGGGACCGGGCCTGACGGTGTACGCGGCGGGGCAGCACGGCGAGGAACTGTCCCATCTGGAGACCGTAGGTGAGGCGCTGCTGGACGCCAACCCGGACCTCACGCCGCACCAGTTACACGAGGTTGCGGCGGGGCTAGATTTGCCCGGCGGCCCCGCCTTTCCCCTCTCCGGCCTGTCCGGTGGCCAGCGCACCCGCCTCAGCCTCGCGCGCCTGAGCGTCACGCGGGCGCAGGTGCTGGTGCTGGACGAGCCGACAAACCATCTGGACATCCGCGCCATCGAGGCGTTGGAGAGGCTGCTGCTGAACTTCCCCGGCACCGTCCTCCTCGCCAGCCATGACCGCGCACTGATCGGGCGAGTGGCGACGCGGGTGTGGGCGGTGGAGGGCGGCGGGGTGAGAGAAGCAGACTGA
- the lepB gene encoding signal peptidase I yields MKPALSPSSIGPWRWAWRTWVLGALLPVYLLTTFVGTLARVDGDSMQETLATGDALLLLKYPRWLHAWGLPTAYPRRGDLLIFKAPADSAYSYETVWGVRHRPYNVKRALALAGDTVAIQDGRVMVNGKPLAESYASEGFLRDQPALTVPPGKVWVMGDNRRLGSSLDSRVYGPVDLRDVAGPADLRLWPRPGPIRR; encoded by the coding sequence GTGAAGCCGGCCCTCTCTCCATCCTCTATCGGCCCCTGGCGGTGGGCCTGGCGCACCTGGGTTCTGGGAGCACTGCTGCCTGTTTATCTGCTGACCACCTTCGTGGGCACGCTGGCGAGGGTAGACGGCGACTCGATGCAGGAAACGCTGGCCACCGGGGACGCGCTGCTGTTGCTGAAATATCCGCGCTGGCTGCACGCCTGGGGCCTGCCTACCGCTTATCCCCGGCGCGGCGATCTGCTGATCTTCAAGGCCCCGGCGGACAGCGCGTACAGCTATGAGACCGTCTGGGGCGTCCGGCACCGCCCCTACAACGTCAAGCGGGCACTGGCGTTGGCAGGCGATACGGTGGCCATTCAGGACGGGCGCGTGATGGTCAACGGGAAGCCACTGGCCGAAAGCTACGCCAGCGAGGGGTTTTTGCGTGATCAGCCCGCGCTGACGGTGCCGCCGGGCAAGGTCTGGGTGATGGGCGACAACCGCCGCCTGGGGTCCAGTCTGGATAGCCGCGTGTACGGCCCGGTGGACCTGCGCGACGTGGCCGGACCTGCCGATCTGCGTCTGTGGCCCCGGCCAGGCCCCATCCGGCGCTGA
- a CDS encoding FKBP-type peptidyl-prolyl cis-trans isomerase gives MSAPEQPQLQVEKYEEGTGIPAQTGKMVRVHYTGMLENGQKFDSSRDRGEPIEFPLGVGYVIPGWDQGIAQLRVGDKAKLTIPASLGYGEAGVPGVIPGGATLIFDVELVDVR, from the coding sequence ATGAGCGCCCCCGAACAGCCCCAACTCCAGGTCGAGAAGTACGAAGAGGGAACCGGTATCCCTGCACAGACGGGCAAGATGGTCCGGGTACATTACACCGGCATGCTGGAAAATGGTCAGAAATTCGATTCCAGCCGTGACCGGGGCGAACCCATCGAGTTTCCGCTGGGCGTGGGCTACGTGATTCCCGGCTGGGACCAGGGCATCGCGCAGTTGCGGGTGGGCGACAAGGCCAAACTGACCATCCCGGCCTCTCTGGGGTACGGCGAGGCCGGCGTGCCCGGCGTGATCCCCGGCGGCGCAACCCTGATCTTCGACGTGGAACTGGTGGACGTACGCTGA
- a CDS encoding DeoR/GlpR family DNA-binding transcription regulator → MTLIQARRGEILSLAQQNGEVSASDLSKLLGVSEVTVRSDLNALSDSGQLRRTRGGARLPLDLERPLLLGETSLEETSRRHSAAKRRIGRAAAGLVQNDETVFLDVGSTTTEVARALSPTLRGVTIITNGLNIALELERLPNVRVIVTGGTLRPLQHSLVSPYALEVLGRIHADRLFLGCNGVSATAGVTNANHEEAEIKRVMVQQSREVVVVADHSKLGHISQAQVAHVGAVHTLITDKHSNGPPADLLNCIPDLRIV, encoded by the coding sequence GTGACCTTGATTCAGGCACGCAGGGGCGAGATTCTATCGCTGGCACAACAAAATGGCGAAGTTTCCGCCTCAGACCTTTCAAAACTTCTGGGGGTTTCGGAAGTCACGGTTCGCAGCGACCTGAATGCCCTGTCGGATTCCGGGCAACTGCGGCGTACGCGCGGCGGGGCGCGGCTTCCCCTGGATCTCGAGCGTCCGCTTCTGCTGGGCGAGACCTCTCTGGAAGAAACCAGCCGCAGGCACTCGGCAGCCAAACGGCGCATCGGGCGTGCAGCGGCGGGACTGGTCCAGAACGATGAAACCGTGTTCTTGGACGTGGGCAGCACCACCACTGAAGTCGCCCGCGCCCTGTCGCCTACCCTGCGCGGCGTGACCATCATTACCAATGGGCTGAACATTGCGCTGGAGCTGGAGCGGCTGCCGAACGTGCGGGTCATCGTCACCGGTGGCACGCTGCGCCCCCTGCAACACTCTCTGGTCAGCCCCTACGCATTAGAAGTGCTGGGACGTATTCACGCGGACCGGCTGTTCCTAGGCTGCAACGGTGTGAGCGCCACGGCAGGCGTGACCAACGCCAACCACGAGGAAGCTGAGATCAAGCGGGTCATGGTCCAGCAGTCGCGCGAAGTCGTGGTGGTGGCGGACCACAGCAAACTGGGCCACATCAGTCAGGCGCAGGTGGCTCACGTGGGGGCCGTCCACACCCTGATCACTGATAAGCACAGCAATGGGCCTCCCGCCGATCTGCTGAACTGCATTCCCGATCTCCGAATCGTTTAG
- a CDS encoding extracellular solute-binding protein, translating into MKKLVLSLSALLLAGSALAADPVFPKGPSNKITLEVWSWVPGLDKTVASFEKAYPNIKIKILNLGGGPATYTKLQTAIKAGAGAPDVAQVEYGFLPAFADTGGLADLSKYGANDYKKYFVPWTWGQVSPDGKAVYAIPQDTGPFAMVYRDDLLKKYSIAAPKTWADYAKAAATVKAKSNGAVKFGNFYATFAPWFMALAWADGGQFFKRDGDGWVQTLNNPAAKKSLNYWNTMIKKGEIGTLVGFSADYWNAAGAGKLATNMEAAWGPGGYAGSLGDKSAGMWRVAPLPQWTAGSIKSGNWGGSSNVVTTQSKNPQAATLFALWLNLSSTAITADWNNGGLFPASDAGLSLPALAVTSKNPSKFFGGQNISKVYAEASRGVNVNFEWAPWFPFVNDNYTKQIDRMLKGQLTPDQALDAWQAESLAYAKQNGFTVK; encoded by the coding sequence ATGAAGAAACTCGTACTGTCACTGTCCGCCCTGCTGCTCGCCGGTTCCGCCCTGGCCGCCGATCCCGTCTTTCCCAAAGGCCCCAGCAACAAGATCACGCTGGAAGTCTGGTCCTGGGTGCCGGGACTGGACAAAACGGTGGCGTCCTTCGAGAAGGCCTACCCCAACATCAAGATCAAGATCCTGAATCTGGGCGGTGGCCCGGCCACCTACACCAAACTCCAGACCGCCATCAAGGCCGGCGCAGGTGCGCCTGACGTGGCACAGGTGGAATACGGCTTCCTGCCTGCCTTCGCCGACACCGGCGGTCTGGCGGACCTGAGCAAGTACGGCGCGAACGACTACAAGAAGTACTTCGTGCCGTGGACCTGGGGTCAGGTCAGCCCCGACGGGAAGGCCGTGTACGCCATCCCGCAGGACACCGGCCCTTTTGCGATGGTCTACCGTGACGACCTTCTCAAGAAGTACAGCATCGCTGCCCCCAAGACCTGGGCCGATTACGCCAAGGCCGCCGCCACCGTCAAGGCCAAGAGCAACGGCGCGGTCAAGTTTGGCAACTTCTACGCCACCTTCGCGCCGTGGTTCATGGCGCTGGCCTGGGCCGATGGTGGGCAGTTCTTCAAACGCGACGGCGACGGCTGGGTGCAGACCCTGAACAACCCGGCGGCCAAGAAGTCGCTGAACTACTGGAACACCATGATCAAGAAGGGCGAGATCGGCACGCTGGTGGGCTTCAGCGCCGACTACTGGAACGCGGCGGGCGCGGGCAAGCTGGCCACCAACATGGAAGCGGCCTGGGGACCGGGCGGCTACGCGGGCAGCCTGGGCGACAAGTCGGCAGGCATGTGGCGCGTGGCCCCGCTGCCGCAGTGGACGGCAGGCAGCATCAAGAGCGGCAACTGGGGCGGAAGCAGCAACGTCGTGACCACCCAGAGCAAGAACCCGCAGGCGGCCACGCTGTTCGCACTGTGGCTGAACCTGTCCTCCACGGCCATCACCGCCGACTGGAACAACGGCGGCCTGTTCCCCGCCAGCGATGCGGGCCTGAGCCTGCCCGCCCTGGCCGTGACCAGCAAGAACCCCAGTAAGTTCTTCGGCGGCCAGAACATCAGCAAGGTGTACGCGGAGGCGTCCCGTGGCGTGAACGTCAACTTCGAGTGGGCACCGTGGTTCCCCTTCGTCAACGACAACTACACCAAGCAGATTGACCGGATGCTCAAGGGTCAGCTCACCCCCGATCAGGCGCTGGACGCGTGGCAGGCCGAGTCGCTGGCCTACGCCAAGCAGAACGGCTTCACGGTCAAGTAG
- a CDS encoding carbohydrate ABC transporter permease yields MRYRTTPWLFLTPFLLAFTAFFIAPVGYAVYLSLFIKKRSGFGPAKSVFGGLENYVRAFQDTAFLQSLGNILLFLAIQVPIMLIVATAMALILDSVKSGAAQKFFRTAFYLPYTVPGVIAGLLWGYLYSKNLSPLNQITGWKTDFLSSSILLFSIGNIVTWTWTGYNMITLYAALQNVPGDIYEAARIDGASNWSLTRYIKLPLLRPALTLTAIFSIIGTMQIFSEPFVLRPLGYVPDNITPNTYLYLAVARDGNFGYGAALAIIMALFTLVFSSFFLRNVRGESS; encoded by the coding sequence TTGAGATACCGCACGACGCCGTGGCTGTTCCTGACGCCCTTCCTGCTGGCCTTTACCGCGTTTTTCATCGCCCCGGTGGGTTACGCCGTGTACCTGAGCCTGTTCATCAAAAAGCGTAGCGGCTTCGGCCCTGCCAAAAGCGTGTTCGGTGGGCTGGAAAACTATGTCCGGGCCTTCCAGGACACCGCTTTTCTGCAATCGCTGGGCAACATCCTGCTGTTCCTGGCGATCCAGGTGCCGATCATGCTGATCGTGGCCACCGCGATGGCCCTGATTCTGGACAGCGTGAAATCCGGCGCCGCGCAGAAGTTCTTCCGCACCGCTTTTTACCTGCCGTACACCGTGCCAGGCGTGATCGCGGGCCTGCTGTGGGGCTACCTGTACAGCAAGAACCTCTCGCCGCTGAACCAGATCACGGGCTGGAAGACCGACTTTTTAAGCAGCAGCATTCTGCTGTTCAGCATCGGCAATATCGTCACCTGGACGTGGACGGGTTACAACATGATCACCCTGTACGCCGCGCTTCAGAACGTGCCAGGAGACATCTACGAGGCTGCCCGCATCGACGGCGCGAGCAACTGGAGCCTGACCCGCTATATCAAACTGCCGCTGCTGCGTCCGGCGCTGACGCTGACCGCCATCTTCTCGATCATCGGCACCATGCAGATCTTCTCGGAGCCGTTCGTGCTGCGTCCGCTGGGTTACGTGCCGGACAACATCACACCCAACACCTACCTGTACCTCGCGGTGGCGCGTGACGGCAACTTCGGCTATGGCGCGGCGCTGGCGATCATCATGGCGCTGTTTACCCTGGTGTTCAGCAGCTTCTTCTTGCGGAACGTTCGGGGAGAATCATCATGA
- a CDS encoding carbohydrate ABC transporter permease, with product MTVGNLNQLETVKTAQAQRPFKRPRQGFSPLQWAALSLFCIYSLLPLWWVLTTMTKSNGQLYSSFGLWFTSPSNFVQNVQILFTRDDGIFLQWLLNSLLYAGASAVGSMLFAAMGGYAFAKFNFRGREPMFNVILATIMVPSTALALPIFLLMQQIGLINTYWAVILPGLVNPFGLYLMRLFWDAGFPTDLMEAARIDGASESKIFWQLGLPLVRGGLVTVALFSFVGAWNNFFLPLVVVNKDTLFPLTLGLSVWNQTSASSGQNPIYTVIVLGALVSILPLIIAFLSLGRYWQGGLTSGATKG from the coding sequence ATGACCGTTGGCAATCTGAATCAACTTGAAACCGTCAAGACTGCTCAGGCTCAGCGCCCGTTCAAACGCCCCCGTCAGGGCTTTTCGCCGCTGCAATGGGCCGCCCTTTCTCTGTTCTGCATCTACTCGCTGCTGCCGCTGTGGTGGGTGCTGACCACCATGACCAAGAGCAACGGGCAACTGTATTCCAGCTTCGGGCTGTGGTTCACTTCCCCCAGCAACTTCGTGCAGAACGTGCAGATCCTGTTCACCCGCGACGACGGCATTTTCCTGCAATGGCTGCTGAACTCCTTGCTGTATGCCGGGGCCTCGGCGGTGGGCAGCATGCTGTTCGCGGCAATGGGCGGCTACGCCTTCGCCAAGTTCAATTTCCGGGGCCGCGAACCCATGTTCAACGTCATTCTGGCAACGATCATGGTGCCCAGCACTGCGCTGGCCCTGCCGATCTTTTTGCTGATGCAGCAGATCGGGCTGATCAACACCTACTGGGCCGTCATTCTGCCCGGTCTGGTCAATCCTTTCGGTCTGTACCTGATGCGCCTGTTCTGGGACGCTGGATTCCCCACCGACTTGATGGAAGCTGCCCGCATTGACGGCGCGTCCGAGAGCAAGATTTTCTGGCAACTGGGGCTGCCCCTCGTGCGCGGCGGGCTGGTCACGGTGGCGCTGTTCTCGTTCGTGGGCGCGTGGAACAACTTCTTTCTGCCGCTGGTGGTGGTCAACAAAGACACCCTCTTTCCGCTGACGCTGGGGCTGTCGGTGTGGAACCAGACCAGTGCCAGCAGCGGACAGAACCCGATCTACACCGTGATCGTGCTGGGCGCGCTGGTCAGCATTCTGCCACTGATCATCGCCTTCCTGAGCCTGGGACGCTACTGGCAGGGCGGGTTAACCTCCGGGGCCACCAAGGGTTGA
- a CDS encoding beta-galactosidase: protein MTQNKSTPAPHLQLGSCDYPEHVPQDRWVPYAKQQKELGLSYVRIAEFAWSRMEPRPGEYDWEWLDTAIDAYHAQGLRVVLCTPTPTPPAWLIRAHPEILPIDAQGRVREFGARRQYDFASPIYREHSQRITRAMAERYGEHPAVAGWQTDNEFGCHNTARSYGGASAEAFPIWLEKKYGTVDALNTAWGNVFWSMEYNDWGQIKPPNLTVAEPNPSHVLDFYRFASDMIAEFQAEQVAILRELSPGRFVTHNFMIFEMGFDHYEVAKGLDFVTWDNYPLGMLEFFAPPGSGEDVKTHFARTGQPDLIAFNHDLYRGLLGGKNALGRDGQGTPNGPWVMEQQCGQVNWAPFNPLPADGAVQLWTAQAWAHGADVVSYFRWRAATMAQEVMHSGLLRHNETPDRGFSEVAELDTTQFPVGEVTAKVAVLHDYDSLWLYDEQKHSASLSYWTQTLTYYMALRGLGVDVDVIHADADLSGYAVVVAPAITLVSQERAAHWTAAVEAGAKLVCGPRTAFRTPGGETWADGQFGPLSELVGAKLLQYDSLRPTLSQKVTGNGGDFEAHAWAESYRPQGAETLYSYSGGPLDGQSAVIRNGSVTVIGAHSEKLVGTVLAEVLAGASVTVTPLPDGVRLSRRAGKTLLQNWNPDAVEWNGQTLEPVSFTVLDHAVLENAVLENKNA, encoded by the coding sequence ATGACCCAGAACAAATCCACCCCCGCCCCACACCTCCAGCTCGGTTCCTGCGACTACCCAGAACACGTTCCCCAGGACCGCTGGGTTCCCTACGCAAAGCAGCAAAAAGAACTGGGCCTGAGCTATGTCCGCATTGCCGAGTTCGCCTGGAGCCGCATGGAACCGCGCCCCGGCGAGTACGACTGGGAGTGGCTGGATACCGCCATCGACGCCTACCACGCCCAGGGTTTGCGCGTGGTGCTGTGTACACCCACGCCCACGCCGCCCGCGTGGCTGATCCGCGCCCATCCCGAGATTCTGCCGATTGACGCGCAGGGCCGCGTGCGCGAGTTCGGAGCGCGGCGGCAGTACGACTTTGCCTCGCCCATTTACCGCGAGCATTCCCAGCGCATCACGCGGGCGATGGCTGAGCGCTACGGCGAGCATCCGGCGGTGGCGGGGTGGCAGACCGACAACGAATTCGGCTGCCACAACACGGCCCGCAGTTACGGCGGGGCCAGTGCAGAGGCGTTCCCGATCTGGTTGGAAAAGAAATATGGCACGGTAGACGCCCTGAATACGGCCTGGGGCAATGTCTTCTGGAGCATGGAGTACAACGACTGGGGGCAGATCAAGCCGCCCAATCTGACGGTGGCCGAGCCGAATCCGTCGCATGTGCTGGACTTCTACCGCTTCGCCTCGGACATGATTGCCGAGTTTCAGGCCGAGCAGGTGGCGATTCTGCGCGAACTGTCGCCGGGGCGTTTCGTCACGCACAATTTCATGATTTTTGAGATGGGCTTTGACCACTACGAGGTGGCAAAGGGCCTGGATTTCGTGACCTGGGACAATTACCCGCTGGGGATGCTGGAATTCTTTGCCCCACCCGGCAGCGGCGAGGACGTGAAGACGCATTTTGCACGGACCGGGCAGCCCGATCTGATCGCCTTCAACCACGATCTGTACCGGGGTTTGTTAGGAGGCAAGAATGCGCTGGGACGCGATGGCCAGGGCACACCCAACGGCCCCTGGGTCATGGAGCAGCAGTGCGGGCAGGTCAACTGGGCACCCTTTAATCCGCTGCCCGCCGACGGCGCGGTGCAACTGTGGACGGCGCAGGCGTGGGCGCACGGCGCGGATGTCGTCAGCTACTTCCGCTGGCGGGCCGCCACGATGGCGCAGGAGGTCATGCATTCCGGCCTGCTGAGGCACAACGAGACGCCGGACCGGGGCTTTTCGGAGGTGGCCGAACTGGACACCACGCAATTCCCGGTGGGCGAGGTCACCGCGAAAGTGGCCGTGCTACACGACTACGACAGCCTGTGGCTCTACGACGAGCAGAAGCACAGCGCGTCCCTGAGCTACTGGACGCAGACGCTGACCTACTACATGGCGCTGCGTGGCCTGGGCGTGGATGTGGACGTGATTCATGCCGACGCCGATTTGAGCGGGTATGCGGTAGTGGTTGCGCCTGCTATCACCCTCGTCTCGCAGGAGCGGGCGGCGCACTGGACGGCGGCGGTGGAAGCCGGGGCAAAGCTGGTCTGCGGCCCGCGCACCGCCTTTCGCACACCGGGCGGCGAGACCTGGGCGGACGGGCAATTTGGCCCACTGTCGGAGCTGGTAGGCGCGAAGCTGCTGCAATACGATTCTCTGCGCCCCACCCTCTCCCAGAAGGTCACGGGAAACGGCGGGGATTTTGAGGCACACGCTTGGGCCGAGAGCTATCGCCCACAGGGGGCCGAAACGCTTTACAGCTACTCCGGCGGCCCGCTGGACGGCCAGAGTGCGGTGATTCGCAACGGCAGCGTGACCGTGATCGGCGCGCACAGCGAGAAGCTCGTTGGCACCGTGCTGGCTGAAGTGCTGGCGGGTGCGTCCGTAACCGTCACGCCACTTCCCGATGGCGTGCGCCTGAGCCGGCGGGCCGGGAAAACGCTGCTTCAGAACTGGAACCCGGACGCGGTGGAGTGGAACGGACAGACACTGGAGCCAGTGAGTTTTACCGTGTTAGACCACGCTGTGCTGGAGAACGCTGTGCTGGAGAATAAAAATGCCTGA
- a CDS encoding glycoside hydrolase family 36 protein has translation MPEWNLTVDPATVRVLISGYQSWSEAELRPLTDVQATPLMQWRQEQGHDPAFLPSGEAGVWRSHTVLALVRPDGGGWVGAARDATHSFIHWEARAEGDSVDSGRVRVSGTVEGPEVELTWDETGDVIGTLERRAAKLGQTMHARTPAPQRVWCSWYSYYRDVTLDAMLENARLAREHKLPFDVFQLDDGFQSDLGDWFTASDHFGGHARDLPAGLKELGFTAGLWLAPFLASPTSQLFRDHPDWMLRGGDDKPLAVGYNWGGAYHALDTTHPEVLEWLRDLAATARGWGYPYLKLDFLYGAALPGVRHDPSVGRAAAYRNGLQALRDGAGEDAFLLGCGAPLASSIGIVDAMRTGPDVAPLWDEESRRVWLGDATGPSARNALHTSLSRWYQHSWYQPDPDVAICRRELSLLNSTERHAIAAMLDVVGGLRASSDPIAMLDADGLALLRKCLEISTPDRPLTLTESLGGAVTHFGRATFNLTDSGVGDIPAHGAKWPL, from the coding sequence ATGCCTGAATGGAACCTCACGGTTGATCCGGCCACCGTGCGCGTGCTGATCAGCGGCTACCAGTCGTGGAGCGAGGCCGAACTGCGCCCGCTGACCGACGTACAGGCCACGCCCCTGATGCAGTGGCGGCAGGAGCAAGGTCACGATCCGGCCTTTCTTCCCAGTGGCGAGGCGGGCGTGTGGCGCAGCCATACCGTGCTGGCGCTGGTGCGCCCGGACGGCGGCGGCTGGGTGGGCGCAGCCAGGGACGCCACCCACAGCTTTATCCACTGGGAAGCGCGGGCCGAGGGCGACTCAGTAGACAGTGGCAGGGTGCGCGTGTCCGGCACGGTGGAGGGGCCAGAGGTGGAACTGACCTGGGATGAGACGGGCGATGTGATCGGCACGCTGGAACGCCGCGCCGCCAAACTGGGACAGACTATGCATGCCCGCACCCCCGCGCCGCAGCGGGTCTGGTGTAGCTGGTACAGCTATTACCGGGATGTGACGCTGGACGCCATGCTGGAGAACGCCCGGCTGGCCCGCGAACACAAGTTGCCCTTTGACGTCTTCCAACTGGACGACGGCTTTCAGAGCGATCTGGGTGATTGGTTCACCGCCTCGGACCACTTTGGCGGCCATGCGCGGGACCTTCCGGCAGGGTTAAAAGAGCTGGGCTTCACGGCGGGGCTGTGGCTGGCCCCCTTTCTGGCCTCGCCCACCTCGCAACTGTTCCGCGATCACCCGGACTGGATGCTGCGCGGCGGGGACGATAAGCCTCTGGCCGTCGGCTACAACTGGGGCGGGGCGTACCACGCGCTGGATACCACGCATCCCGAAGTGCTGGAGTGGCTGCGCGATCTGGCCGCCACCGCACGCGGCTGGGGCTACCCCTACCTGAAGCTGGACTTCCTGTACGGCGCGGCATTGCCTGGGGTGCGGCATGATCCGTCGGTGGGCCGGGCGGCGGCGTACCGCAACGGCCTTCAGGCATTGCGCGACGGCGCGGGAGAAGACGCCTTCCTGCTGGGCTGCGGCGCACCACTCGCCAGCAGCATCGGCATCGTGGATGCCATGCGCACCGGGCCGGACGTGGCCCCGCTGTGGGATGAGGAATCGCGCCGGGTGTGGCTGGGCGACGCCACCGGCCCCAGCGCCCGCAACGCGCTACACACGTCCCTTTCGCGCTGGTATCAGCACTCGTGGTATCAGCCGGACCCGGACGTGGCGATCTGCCGCCGCGAACTGAGCCTGCTGAACAGCACCGAACGCCACGCCATAGCCGCCATGCTGGACGTGGTGGGTGGCCTGCGCGCCAGCAGTGACCCGATTGCCATGCTGGACGCCGATGGGCTGGCACTGCTGCGAAAGTGTCTGGAGATCAGCACGCCGGACCGGCCCCTCACCCTGACCGAAAGTCTTGGAGGCGCAGTGACCCACTTTGGCCGCGCGACATTCAACCTGACCGACTCGGGTGTCGGTGACATTCCCGCGCATGGCGCAAAATGGCCGTTATGA